A single genomic interval of Aedes aegypti strain LVP_AGWG chromosome 1, AaegL5.0 Primary Assembly, whole genome shotgun sequence harbors:
- the LOC5572025 gene encoding dynein assembly factor 4, axonemal isoform X1 — protein MPVILKDYSWSQDADWVTIQVPFADNHLRHEELFTSERLLKINKAPYYWEVLLADAIVEEESRCAILENEVVFTLRKKDEGVEWDCLEVRADRGERLHLKETFLSEHQKKLEEKAKQRAIEKDQKKRDEISKQIEREGSERKAVEDLLAESKRKELERMEKEKQTKTVPKKDTPRPKEFKKPVPIRPTKIVEEIPQIRQSATVEVSFTKRNFVTPKRESMEQDERDWIMKQAAAKKATGFVDEDLRPEERNPEWLKQKGDSFFQQGNYLGAISAYSTGIKLTKEYYSLYLNRSAAHFAMENYQRCAEDCSTALNLLDPPVESNRKARVACLARRGAALVKLGFLRQGCDELIAACKLDPQNDGLRREVEMVQRKLEECDTDSD, from the exons ATGCCAGTGATTTTGAAGGATTATTCCTGGAGTCAGGACGCGGACTGGGTGACGATTCAGGTGCCCTTCGCGGACAATCATCTGCGTCACGAGGAGTTGTTCACTAGCGAGCGGTTGCTCAAGATCAACAAGGCACCTTACTACTGGGAGGTGCTTTTGGCGGACGCCATCGTAGAAGAGGAGAGTCGTTGTGCGATTCTGGAAAATGAGGTGGTCTTCACGTTGAGGAAGAAGGATGAAGGGGTGGAGTGGGATTGTTTGGAGGTGCGAGCGGATCGTGGTGAGAGATTGCATCTGAAGGAGACGTTTTTGAGCGAGCATCAGAAGAAGTTGGAGGAGAAGGCGAAACAGCGGGCGATCGAAAAGGATCAGAAGAAGAGAGATGAAATCAGCAAACAGATCGAAAGGGAAGGAAGCGAGAGAAAAGCGGTTGAAGATTTGTTGGCGGAAAGCAAACGAAAGGAACTGGAGCGGATGGAAAAGGAAAAACAGACGAAGACTGTTCCAAAAAAGGACACGCCTCGCCCGAAAGAGTTCAAAAAACCGGTACCGATTCGACCAACGAAGATAGTGGAAGAAATTCCGCAAATTCGACAGAGCGCAACTGTGGAGGTGTCGTTTACGAAACGGAATTTCGTGACTCCGAAGCGCGAATCCATGGAACAGGACGAGCGCGATTGGATTATGAAACAAGCGGCAGCGAAGAAAGCTACCGGTTTTGTAGATGAGGATTTGAGGCCCGAAGAGCGCAATCCGGAGTGGCTAAAACAGAAAGGGGACTCGTTCTTTCAGCAGGGGAACTACTTGGGAGCGATTTCCGCCTATTCGACGGGGATTAAACTGACAAAGGAATACTACTCCCTATATTTGAACCGATCGGCCGCCCATTTTGCCATGGAGAACTACCAGCGATGC GCAGAGGACTGTTCTACAGCGCTGAATCTCCTGGACCCACCCGTGGAATCGAACAGGAAAGCTCGAGTCGCATGTCTGGCGAGGAGAGGCGCTGCCCTGGTTAAGCTGGGCTTTCTCCGACAGGGATGTGATGAGCTGATCGCTGCCTGCAAGCTGGATCCCCAAAACGATGGTCTTCGCCGAGAGGTGGAAATGGTGCAACGAAAACTAGAAGAATGTGATACGGATTCAGACTAG
- the LOC5572025 gene encoding dynein assembly factor 4, axonemal isoform X2 gives MPVILKDYSWSQDADWVTIQVPFADNHLRHEELFTSERLLKINKAPYYWEVLLADAIVEEESRCAILENEVVFTLRKKDEGVEWDCLEVRADRGERLHLKETFLSEHQKKLEEKAKQRAIEKDQKKRDEISKQIEREGSERKAVEDLLAESKRKELERMEKEKQTKTVPKKDTPRPKEFKKPVPIRPTKIVEEIPQIRQSATVEVSFTKRNFVTPKRESMEQDERDWIMKQAAAKKATGFVDEDLRPEERNPEWLKQKGDSFFQQGNYLGAISAYSTGIKLTKEYYSLYLNRSAAHFAMENYQRCHIPEFVSRRTSNVARGRGLFYSAESPGPTRGIEQESSSRMSGEERRCPG, from the exons ATGCCAGTGATTTTGAAGGATTATTCCTGGAGTCAGGACGCGGACTGGGTGACGATTCAGGTGCCCTTCGCGGACAATCATCTGCGTCACGAGGAGTTGTTCACTAGCGAGCGGTTGCTCAAGATCAACAAGGCACCTTACTACTGGGAGGTGCTTTTGGCGGACGCCATCGTAGAAGAGGAGAGTCGTTGTGCGATTCTGGAAAATGAGGTGGTCTTCACGTTGAGGAAGAAGGATGAAGGGGTGGAGTGGGATTGTTTGGAGGTGCGAGCGGATCGTGGTGAGAGATTGCATCTGAAGGAGACGTTTTTGAGCGAGCATCAGAAGAAGTTGGAGGAGAAGGCGAAACAGCGGGCGATCGAAAAGGATCAGAAGAAGAGAGATGAAATCAGCAAACAGATCGAAAGGGAAGGAAGCGAGAGAAAAGCGGTTGAAGATTTGTTGGCGGAAAGCAAACGAAAGGAACTGGAGCGGATGGAAAAGGAAAAACAGACGAAGACTGTTCCAAAAAAGGACACGCCTCGCCCGAAAGAGTTCAAAAAACCGGTACCGATTCGACCAACGAAGATAGTGGAAGAAATTCCGCAAATTCGACAGAGCGCAACTGTGGAGGTGTCGTTTACGAAACGGAATTTCGTGACTCCGAAGCGCGAATCCATGGAACAGGACGAGCGCGATTGGATTATGAAACAAGCGGCAGCGAAGAAAGCTACCGGTTTTGTAGATGAGGATTTGAGGCCCGAAGAGCGCAATCCGGAGTGGCTAAAACAGAAAGGGGACTCGTTCTTTCAGCAGGGGAACTACTTGGGAGCGATTTCCGCCTATTCGACGGGGATTAAACTGACAAAGGAATACTACTCCCTATATTTGAACCGATCGGCCGCCCATTTTGCCATGGAGAACTACCAGCGATGC cacattCCAGAGTTTGTTTCAAGAAGGACAAGTAATGTAGCAAGAG GCAGAGGACTGTTCTACAGCGCTGAATCTCCTGGACCCACCCGTGGAATCGAACAGGAAAGCTCGAGTCGCATGTCTGGCGAGGAGAGGCGCTGCCCTGGTTAA
- the LOC5572024 gene encoding probable cytosolic oligopeptidase A → MAVSFCGKRILLTRSNLLANQKRHGYIVLVPEIGEDLTERNPLVKSENGLPEFNSVTIEKCVGAIGQQAIAVEKGVKALEAKIEAEGAGALDVIKDVILPLESVGAPLETTWGVAKTLYLGNSSKMPTKSYLTIHERARGARRCKFNSLPINGALKQAIGSQKFPQEESRLINKYLLESKLNGIEVEGSGKQELKEVLEKLTQERSKFHGKREVAVKKFSQLIKDPALMQEFPPTLLQALAVDQSQVIKGPWKVTLQPYVVQKFLEYCPDRTHRWNLWQADTRKCSNHTDKALENSTHLEQIRALRKRQAKLLGYESFAHMSMETKMVGSIDTLRSTMGELLQYARPALEDEMASLEEFAVDHGFKAKLDVYDVPYWKRKQMAECHDFDKEALREYFPMPKVLNGLFKLAESLFDIKIVERTGVDTWHEDVKFFDIFNSSKGTEPIAGFYTDLYSREEEKISVAGNSGWMVGIVNKSIVAGDNPLAALICNFPAPLYGKPSLLSLDDVNILFHKFGHALQHLLTEMRYSELAGLSNVEWDAVEVSGHVLTHLLYDPDVIRSISSHYGTEQPLPDECIMAIQKNQKHLAGYSLCRELYFSNLDLDLHLTSDYWLDVVKNLYPQFHTFPLDKKDAHPCSMTTIFSGDWGAAYFSRLWSRMVAADVYSAFVEAKSKGQQSEAGRRFRETFLALGGGCHPSEVFRQFRGRDPSPKALLQNLGIYKPVHSTGGNPSASGSE, encoded by the exons ATGGCTGTTTCGTTCTGCGGCAAGCGGATTCTGTTGACACGGTCCAACCTGCTGGCCAACCAAAAGCGCCATGGATACATTGTACT AGTTCCGGAGATTGGCGAGGATTTGACGGAACGGAATCCTCTGGTCAAGTCGGAGAATGGATTGCCGGAATTCAACAGCGTAACGATCGAGAAGTGCGTCGGAGCGATTGGCCAGCAGGCGATTGCCGTGGAGAAAGGGGTCAAGGCGCTGGAAGCCAAGATTGAAGCGGAAGGAGCCGGGGCTTTGGACGTGATAAAGGATGTCATTTTGCCGCTGGAATCGGTTGGGGCTCCACTGGAGACGACTTGGGGAGTGGCCAAAACGTTGTACTTGGGAAACAGCTCGAAGATGCCGACCAAGAGCTACCTGACGATTCACGAGAGGGCTCGCGGAGCGAGGCGGTGCAAGTTCAACAGTTTGCCTATTAATGGGGCTTTGAAGCAGGCCATCGGCAGTCAGAAGTTTCCACAGGAGGAAAGCAG ATTGATCAACAAGTATCTGCTGGAGTCAAAATTGAATGGAATCGAAGTGGAAGGCTCAGGCAAACAAGAGCTGAAGGAAGTGCTCGAAAAGCTGACACAGGAGCGATCCAAGTTCCACGGCAAGCGGGAAGTGGCAGTGAAGAAATTTTCGCAACTCATCAAAGACCCGGCTCTGATGCAGGAGTTCCCGCCGACGCTGCTCCAGGCGCTGGCCGTTGATCAGTCCCAGGTCATCAAGGGACCTTGGAAAGTGACGTTGCAGCCGTATGTGGTTCAAAAGTTTCTGGAATATTGTCCGGATCGAACCCATCGGTGGAATTTGTGGCAAGCAGATACTCGAAAGTGTTCAAACCACACGGACAAGGCCCTGGAGAACAGTACGCATCTGGAGCAGATTCGGGCCCTGAGGAAACGCCAGGCCAAATTGCTCGGGTACGAAAGCTTTGCGCACATGTCGATGGAGACGAAGATGGTCGGGTCGATTGACACGCTGAGAAGCACAATGGGCGAGTTGCTTCAGTATGCGAGACCTGCCTTGGAGGATGAGATGgcttctttggaagaattcgcCGTTGATCACGGGTTCAAAGCCAAACTGGACGTGTACGATGTCCCGTACTGGAAGAGAAAGCAGATGGCCGAGTGCCATGATTTTGACAAGGAAGCACTGAGAGAGTACTTCCCGATGCCTAAGGTTCTGAATGGTCTTTTCAAATTGGCCGAGTCGCTGTTTGACATCAAGATCGTGGAAAGAACCGGAGTGGACACGTGGCATGAGGACGTGAAATTCTTCGACATCTTTAATTCCAGCAAAGGAACTGAACCGATAGCCGGATTTTACACGGATTTGTACTCACGAGAAGAAGAGAAGATCTCCGTGGCAGGCAACTCCGGGTGGATGGTTGGAATCGTGAACAAGAGCATTGTTGCTGGAGATAATCCGCTGGCAGCATTGATCTGCAATTTCCCAGCACCTTTgtacggaaagccttcattgtTATCGCTGGACGATGTGAATATTCTGTTCCACAAGTTTGGCCACGCGCTGCAGCATTTGCTGACCGAGATGCGGTACAGCGAACTTGCCGGTCTTTCCAACGTCGAATGGGACGCCGTTGAGGTTTCGGGACATGTCCTGACTCACCTTCTGTACGATCCGGACGTCATTCGCTCGATCAGTTCGCATTACGGCACGGAACAACCGCTTCCGGACGAGTGCATAATGGCCATTCAGAAGAACCAGAAGCATCTGGCCGGATACAGCCTTTGTCGCGAACTGTACTTCTCCAATCTTGACCTGGACCTGCATCTTACATCCGACTATTGGTTGGACGTTGTCAAGAACCTGTACCCGCAGTTCCACACCTTCCCGTTGGACAAAAAGGACGCCCATCCGTGCTCGATGACGACCATTTTCTCCGGTGACTGGGGAGCAGCCTATTTCAGCCGACTGTGGTCTCGGATGGTCGCTGCGGACGTCTACAGTGCCTTCGTGGAAGCCAAATCAAAGGGACAGCAATCCGAAGCCGGTCGGAGATTCCGCGAAACGTTCCTGGCCCTGGGCGGAGGATGTCACCCCTCGGAAGTGTTCCGTCAGTTCCGTGGCCGTGATCCATCCCCCAAGGCGCTGCTCCAAAATCTGGGCATCTACAAACCAGTGCATTCAACCGGTGGCAATCCGTCGGCTAGCGGAAGCGAATGA